The following proteins are co-located in the Seriola aureovittata isolate HTS-2021-v1 ecotype China chromosome 7, ASM2101889v1, whole genome shotgun sequence genome:
- the tmem116 gene encoding transmembrane protein 116, which yields MAAAQRLQDIFTNSSETNTTRAQDWTEVYEAVRWIQLVMALLSVLGSGSIIVCVMSQRLSRTPELQPLFLLSVSDLLLALCWLIGAALFSKHCNSLNAHCYNLQTVEQVLYMASFFYTLNYMWNLYTGIREKFYSCHDGYPVQFSNRVSTAGKTTALLSGVIPLLLMTPVFIQGNISQCQTNFSEPYRCLLLHTGALYLTTEQHQPITTCSLLHTYSIVVFLAAFILTLLSITVFVVKARRIYRRVVTSNGYLGNQQRTSFRVMDRRMLLYPLVFILCWGPAVGLASLRVVKPSACQGKAGVVFYISQAFTSASQGFLNCLVYGWTRARLRQAGRTALSRDVDTQTPLLQSQKKRSYQALPNIS from the exons ATGGCGGCTGCTCAGAGACTCCAGGACATTTTCACCAACAGCTCAGAGACCAACACGACCAGAGCTCAGGACTGGACCGAG GTGTATGAAGCCGTCAGGTGGATCCAGCTGGTCATGGCTCTGCTCAG CGTTCTGGGCTCGGGCTCCATCATCgtctgtgtgatgtcacagagactCAGCCGCACACCGGAG ctgcagcctctgttcctgctcagtgtgtctgacCTGCTGCTTGCTCTCTGCTGGTTGATCGGAGCCGCTCTCTTCTCTAAACACTGCAACAGCCTGAACGCACACTGTTACAACCTGCAAACTGTGGAACAG GTTCTGTACATGGCCTCCTTCTTCTACACGCTCAACTACATGTGGAACCTCTACACAGGAATCAGAGAGAAGTTCTACAGCTGCCATGATGGATACCCTGTACAG TTTTCCAACAGAGTGAGCACAGCTGGTAAAaccactgctctgctctcagg TGTgattcctctgctgctgatgacGCCTGTGTTTATACAAGGGAACATCAGCCAATGTCAGACCAACTTCAGTGAGCCCTACAG gtgtctgctgctgcacactgGAGCACTGTACCTGACCACAGAGCAacatcagccaatcacaacctGCAGCCTGTTGCACACCTACAGCATCGTTGTCTTCCTCGCCGCCTTCATCCTCACACTCCTCAGCATCACG GTGTTCGTGGTGAAAGCCCGGCGTATTTACAGGCGGGTTGTGACGTCAAACGGTTACCTTGGCAACCAGCAGCGGACCTCCTTCCGTGTGATGGACCGACGGATGCTCCTTTACCCGCTGGTCTTCATCCTCTGCTGGGGTCCAG CGGTGGGTCTGGCGTCTCTGCGGGTGGTGAAGCCCTCGGCGTGTCAGGGCAAGGCCGGGGTCGTCTTCTACATATCGCAG GCCTTCACCTCGGCCTCTCAGGGTTTCCTCAACTGTCTGGTCTACGGATGGACGCGTGCACGTCTGCGGCAAGCCGGCAGGACGGCATTGTCTCGGGACGTGGACACTCAGACGCCTCTGCTGCAATCGCAGAAAAAGAGAAGCTACCAGGCGCTCCCCAACATCAGCTGA